From Methanobacterium congolense, one genomic window encodes:
- a CDS encoding KEOPS complex subunit Pcc1 — MNVKARIKFNYRHEEGAENAFKALQPDNIGFIDSHVVKNSFICDMKSSAIGTLLATADDLIFCEMMVERMSEFASIKPPSKHE, encoded by the coding sequence ATGAATGTGAAAGCCAGAATAAAATTCAATTACCGCCATGAAGAAGGGGCAGAAAACGCCTTTAAAGCACTACAGCCAGATAACATTGGATTTATAGACTCTCATGTGGTTAAAAACAGTTTTATCTGTGATATGAAGAGTTCTGCCATTGGAACTCTGCTTGCAACAGCAGATGATCTGATCTTTTGTGAGATGATGGTTGAAAGGATGTCAGAATTTGCATCTATAAAACCACCCTCTAAGCACGAATAA
- the serS gene encoding serine--tRNA ligase yields the protein MKFTLKGEIVFSKEADEATKEIKSFIEDANNEIFQKGVPESQKDDASKIVEWDLNGNTLKVKIVSGRRGRAHDAILRVKKPLTQLLGRKYHIGVRKINVKDYKIEIPSENPIEVGDMPYVLESSFEDGEMIVKFEELNEGDLRKHVVDRVVKHLEAETAAFTVDEAADEEKPSDILTKQVTKIEPGTIVAKSPDQKFFFEGDTTEEAVKRGWIKKFPAKGQWFYGPEITALQHALEDILLENVVYNLEFMECLFPKLIPLPVMNKMRYLEGLPEGMYYCSAPKRDPELFEKFRNKLVIEKEVPIDLLKDGLKDPSYVIAPAQCEPFYEFLSHEVVDESELPIKFFDRSGWTYRWEGGGSKGLDRVHEFQRIELVWLGTPEQVDSIRDATVEISQKLADELELQWYTEVGDDPFYLEGRKVEERGIEFPDVPKYEMRLSVPGQKKGVAVVSANVHGTHFVEGFSIKEAHKHRVWTGCTGIGITRWVFGFLAQKGFDKENWPEAVRDRAENIKVPKILTWP from the coding sequence ATGAAATTTACATTGAAAGGAGAAATTGTATTCAGCAAAGAAGCAGATGAAGCCACAAAAGAAATTAAAAGTTTCATTGAAGATGCGAACAACGAGATATTCCAGAAGGGAGTTCCAGAATCCCAGAAGGATGACGCATCAAAGATAGTTGAATGGGATTTAAATGGAAACACATTGAAGGTTAAGATCGTATCTGGAAGAAGGGGAAGGGCACACGACGCCATACTCCGTGTTAAAAAACCATTGACACAACTTTTAGGACGTAAATACCATATAGGTGTGCGTAAGATCAACGTTAAGGATTATAAAATTGAGATACCCTCTGAAAACCCAATAGAAGTTGGAGACATGCCCTACGTCCTTGAATCCAGCTTCGAAGATGGAGAAATGATCGTTAAGTTTGAGGAGCTGAACGAGGGAGATCTCAGAAAACACGTGGTTGACAGGGTTGTGAAGCACCTTGAAGCTGAAACTGCAGCATTCACTGTGGATGAGGCAGCAGATGAGGAAAAACCTTCAGACATCCTAACCAAACAGGTGACCAAGATAGAACCTGGAACCATCGTTGCAAAGAGTCCTGATCAGAAGTTCTTCTTTGAGGGAGATACCACAGAGGAAGCTGTAAAACGTGGCTGGATTAAGAAATTCCCTGCAAAGGGCCAGTGGTTCTACGGCCCTGAGATCACTGCACTGCAGCATGCACTTGAGGACATACTTCTTGAAAACGTTGTTTACAACCTGGAATTCATGGAGTGCCTGTTCCCAAAACTCATACCCCTGCCTGTGATGAACAAGATGCGCTACCTCGAGGGACTTCCAGAGGGAATGTACTACTGTTCAGCACCTAAGAGGGACCCTGAACTCTTTGAAAAATTCAGGAACAAACTGGTCATTGAAAAGGAGGTTCCAATCGACCTTCTCAAGGATGGGCTGAAGGATCCATCCTACGTCATAGCCCCAGCCCAGTGCGAGCCATTTTACGAGTTCCTGAGCCACGAGGTTGTTGATGAAAGTGAGCTTCCAATAAAATTCTTCGACAGAAGCGGCTGGACCTACAGATGGGAAGGCGGCGGTTCCAAGGGACTTGACCGTGTCCATGAATTCCAGAGAATAGAGCTCGTATGGCTTGGAACACCTGAACAGGTGGACAGTATAAGGGATGCAACCGTTGAAATATCCCAGAAACTGGCAGATGAACTGGAACTTCAGTGGTACACCGAGGTTGGTGACGACCCATTCTACCTTGAGGGCAGGAAGGTTGAGGAACGTGGAATCGAATTCCCAGACGTTCCAAAATATGAGATGAGACTCTCAGTACCTGGCCAGAAGAAGGGTGTGGCTGTGGTGTCTGCAAACGTTCATGGAACCCACTTCGTGGAGGGATTCTCAATTAAAGAAGCTCACAAACATCGGGTCTGGACAGGATGTACAGGTATTGGAATAACCAGATGGGTCTTCGGTTTCCTTGCACAGAAGGGCTTTGATAAGGAGAACTGGCCTGAAGCTGTCAGGGACCGGGCTGAGAACATCAAAGTGCCAAAGATATTGACCTGGCCTTAA
- the ppsA gene encoding phosphoenolpyruvate synthase: protein MKYVEFFEELRKEDVDVAGGKGANLGELTHAGIPVPPGFVVTSATYDKFIKETGIFEEIMGILDALDVNNNKELQEASRVIKKIITDTPMPDEIRVIIVEAYNALCTRIGKEDVYVAVRSSATAEDLPEASFAGQQDTYLNIKGVDEVVKFVQKCWASLFESRAIFYREENDFDHSKVYIAVVIQEMVDAEKAGVMFTVHPSTGEDKILIEGAWGLGEGVVSGTVTPDNCWYDKNTGEILDYKVSDKKTMFKRGPDGRTVQVDVPENLREKRVLSTYEIAKLAELGKKIQEHYQFPQDTEWAIEGGRIFMLQSRPVTTLGNSQAAEEVSEEVERTIIARGLGASPGMASGAVKIVRNTDELDKIEEGDILVTVMTTPDMVPAMKRANGIITDEGGVTCHAAIVSRELGIPCVVGTGDATKILKENSMVTIDGKKGLVFEGKLKDESSETQETAAAAAPTVAQPSFLTVTEVKVNVSMPEAAKKASETGADGVGLLRTEHMMLTTGVHPKKFIREGKEDELIKVLVENILKVADAFYPKTVWYRTLDAPTDEFQSLEGGEDEPYEHNPMLGWRGIRRELDEPEILKAEFRAIKKLHEQGYTNIGIMLPLVQHPDELRKAKEIAESVGLKPQKDIEFGMMVETPAAALTIEDFIAEGIDFVSFGTNDLTQYTLAIDRNNENVAGLYSERHPAVLKLISRVIKECNKAGVKTSICGQAGSMPDIVEKLVELGITSVSANTDAVPTVREVVARVEKKLLLKAARKLVQE, encoded by the coding sequence ATGAAGTATGTCGAATTTTTTGAAGAACTTAGAAAGGAAGATGTCGATGTTGCAGGTGGAAAGGGTGCAAACCTTGGTGAACTAACTCACGCAGGAATACCGGTACCTCCGGGCTTCGTTGTAACGTCAGCCACCTACGATAAATTCATAAAAGAAACAGGGATCTTCGAGGAAATAATGGGCATTCTTGATGCTTTAGACGTCAACAACAACAAAGAACTTCAGGAAGCTTCACGTGTTATTAAAAAAATAATAACAGACACTCCAATGCCTGATGAAATACGGGTAATCATAGTGGAAGCATACAATGCACTGTGCACTCGGATTGGTAAAGAAGATGTCTACGTTGCAGTAAGATCATCTGCAACCGCGGAAGATTTACCTGAAGCATCATTTGCAGGACAGCAGGACACATACCTCAACATCAAAGGTGTGGATGAAGTTGTAAAATTTGTCCAGAAATGTTGGGCATCTCTTTTTGAATCCAGAGCTATTTTTTACAGGGAAGAGAACGATTTCGACCACTCAAAAGTTTACATAGCTGTTGTTATTCAGGAAATGGTTGACGCCGAAAAAGCAGGTGTGATGTTCACAGTCCACCCTTCAACAGGTGAGGACAAAATTCTCATAGAAGGTGCATGGGGACTTGGTGAAGGTGTTGTTTCAGGAACAGTAACTCCAGACAACTGTTGGTACGACAAGAACACTGGTGAAATCCTGGACTACAAGGTCAGTGATAAAAAGACCATGTTCAAACGTGGCCCTGATGGAAGAACTGTGCAGGTTGATGTACCTGAAAACCTACGTGAAAAACGAGTTTTAAGTACCTATGAAATAGCTAAACTTGCAGAACTCGGTAAAAAGATTCAGGAGCACTACCAGTTCCCACAGGACACTGAATGGGCAATAGAAGGAGGTAGGATCTTCATGCTACAATCAAGGCCGGTTACAACCCTTGGAAACAGTCAAGCAGCTGAAGAAGTATCTGAAGAAGTTGAAAGAACCATAATAGCCCGAGGACTTGGAGCAAGCCCTGGAATGGCTTCTGGTGCTGTTAAAATCGTTCGGAACACTGATGAACTTGATAAAATTGAGGAAGGAGATATACTCGTCACAGTTATGACCACACCTGATATGGTGCCTGCAATGAAACGTGCAAACGGTATAATAACAGACGAAGGTGGAGTAACCTGCCACGCAGCAATAGTCTCAAGGGAACTTGGAATACCCTGTGTTGTTGGAACTGGAGACGCCACCAAGATACTCAAAGAAAACTCAATGGTGACCATCGATGGTAAGAAGGGCTTGGTATTTGAGGGAAAACTTAAGGATGAATCCTCTGAAACCCAAGAAACTGCAGCTGCAGCAGCACCAACAGTTGCTCAACCATCATTTTTAACTGTAACTGAGGTTAAGGTTAACGTCAGCATGCCTGAAGCTGCTAAAAAAGCTTCAGAAACAGGAGCAGATGGTGTTGGACTTCTAAGAACAGAGCACATGATGCTCACAACAGGGGTTCACCCTAAAAAGTTCATAAGGGAAGGAAAAGAGGATGAACTCATAAAGGTACTTGTTGAGAACATCTTAAAGGTTGCAGATGCATTCTACCCAAAAACAGTATGGTACAGAACACTGGATGCCCCAACAGATGAATTCCAATCACTTGAAGGTGGAGAGGACGAACCATACGAGCACAACCCAATGCTTGGATGGAGAGGAATACGCAGGGAACTTGACGAACCAGAGATACTCAAAGCAGAATTCAGGGCAATCAAAAAACTCCATGAACAGGGGTACACCAACATTGGAATCATGCTACCACTTGTACAGCACCCAGATGAACTAAGAAAGGCCAAAGAAATAGCAGAATCAGTTGGACTCAAACCACAAAAGGACATTGAATTCGGTATGATGGTGGAAACACCAGCAGCAGCATTAACCATTGAGGACTTCATAGCAGAAGGTATAGACTTCGTAAGCTTTGGAACCAACGACCTCACACAGTACACACTTGCAATCGACCGTAACAACGAAAATGTAGCTGGACTCTACTCTGAAAGACATCCTGCAGTTTTAAAACTCATATCCCGGGTTATTAAGGAATGTAACAAAGCGGGAGTTAAAACCAGTATCTGCGGACAGGCAGGAAGTATGCCTGATATCGTTGAAAAACTCGTTGAACTTGGAATAACCAGCGTATCTGCAAATACAGACGCAGTACCAACTGTAAGAGAAGTAGTTGCTCGTGTCGAGAAAAAACTGCTCTTAAAAGCTGCAAGAAAACTTGTACAGGAATAA
- a CDS encoding tRNA (cytidine(56)-2'-O)-methyltransferase encodes MDDVKVNVLRLDHRRVRDARITTHVCLTSRAFGADKVILSGDEDKKIMGGVRDVVKRWGGDFEVDYRKNWENLLDEWKNSGGEIVHLTMYGEPVQDITKKIRESPKDKLVVVGGSRVPTKVYHEADWNVSVTTQPHSEVAALAIFLHTLFEGKEYDKDFEGGKLEVVPTAHGKRVLTHEENTE; translated from the coding sequence ATGGATGATGTTAAAGTTAACGTTTTAAGGCTTGATCACAGAAGGGTTAGGGATGCAAGGATAACAACACATGTATGCCTCACATCAAGGGCTTTTGGAGCAGATAAAGTCATATTAAGTGGAGATGAAGATAAAAAAATTATGGGAGGTGTAAGGGACGTTGTGAAACGATGGGGTGGAGACTTCGAGGTCGACTACCGTAAGAACTGGGAAAACCTCCTTGATGAATGGAAAAACTCCGGTGGAGAAATAGTCCACCTCACCATGTACGGAGAACCAGTTCAGGATATAACAAAAAAGATAAGAGAATCCCCAAAGGACAAACTCGTTGTTGTTGGTGGTTCCAGGGTTCCAACCAAGGTTTACCATGAGGCAGACTGGAACGTTTCCGTGACAACACAGCCACATTCAGAGGTTGCAGCCCTTGCAATATTCCTTCACACACTCTTTGAGGGTAAAGAGTATGATAAAGACTTTGAAGGTGGAAAACTCGAAGTTGTGCCAACAGCCCATGGTAAAAGGGTTCTGACACATGAGGAGAACACAGAATGA
- the upp gene encoding uracil phosphoribosyltransferase, whose protein sequence is MINVVSHPLVQEELAKLRSPGIDSADFRRGMIKIGRWISYEFAETLQTEEFEVETPLGTSKGIRIKDKNDFVVVNVLRAAIPLVDGILRVFPNAKCGVVGAWRRDEPPFPVEVNYIKLPEIKDKIVVVSDPMLATGNTMTKILKRIKETDKPSRLVVFSIIAAEEGLKKVSSEHPEVEIYTCAIEKELNPDGYIIPGLGDAGDKAFGKPCG, encoded by the coding sequence TTGATAAATGTTGTTTCACATCCACTGGTTCAGGAAGAACTTGCAAAATTAAGAAGTCCAGGTATCGATAGTGCAGATTTCAGAAGGGGAATGATCAAAATAGGTAGATGGATAAGCTACGAATTTGCAGAAACACTCCAAACAGAAGAATTTGAAGTTGAAACACCATTAGGGACTTCCAAAGGTATCAGAATAAAAGATAAAAACGATTTTGTGGTTGTAAATGTCTTAAGGGCAGCAATTCCCCTTGTTGATGGGATACTCCGGGTTTTCCCCAATGCAAAGTGCGGAGTGGTTGGTGCATGGCGCAGGGACGAACCACCATTCCCAGTTGAGGTTAACTACATAAAACTGCCTGAAATAAAGGACAAGATCGTTGTTGTTTCAGATCCAATGCTTGCAACTGGAAACACCATGACCAAGATCCTCAAAAGGATAAAAGAAACTGACAAGCCCTCAAGACTGGTTGTCTTCAGTATCATAGCAGCAGAGGAGGGACTGAAAAAGGTTTCATCTGAACACCCTGAAGTTGAGATATACACCTGTGCAATTGAAAAGGAGCTTAACCCTGACGGTTACATAATTCCAGGCCTTGGTGATGCAGGAGACAAAGCATTTGGGAAACCATGTGGTTGA
- a CDS encoding ATP-binding protein, with product MKIAVTGKGGVGKTTLSGTMACILSRTYKVFAIDADPDMNLASSLGIHDKITPISQMRELIKDRTGAEPGSSFGEVFKINPKISDLPESLSINYDSEGKLKLLVMGTVDKGGEGCVCPASVLLKALMRNLILKKDEIVVLDMEAGVEHLGRRTAEAVDIMIIVVEPGLKSLETAERIKRLGGDIGINNMTCVINKASNKDEEDFVVQKLKEMDLEVIGSIPRDPEVVKADMEGKALVDYPESPALKSIEEITENILNRSMKVDNV from the coding sequence ATGAAAATTGCAGTAACTGGAAAAGGAGGGGTTGGAAAAACAACCCTTTCGGGCACTATGGCATGTATATTGTCACGGACTTATAAAGTATTCGCTATCGATGCAGACCCGGATATGAACCTTGCATCCAGCCTAGGAATACACGACAAAATAACCCCAATATCTCAGATGAGGGAACTTATAAAGGATAGAACCGGAGCAGAACCAGGATCATCATTTGGAGAAGTTTTTAAGATAAATCCAAAGATATCTGATCTGCCAGAATCCCTCTCAATAAACTACGACTCTGAGGGCAAATTGAAGCTTCTTGTAATGGGAACCGTGGATAAGGGAGGAGAGGGATGCGTATGTCCAGCATCCGTACTTTTAAAAGCACTTATGCGCAACTTAATCCTTAAGAAGGATGAGATCGTTGTGCTGGATATGGAGGCAGGTGTTGAGCACCTCGGCAGGCGTACAGCCGAGGCTGTGGATATCATGATAATCGTTGTGGAACCTGGACTCAAATCCCTTGAAACAGCAGAACGGATAAAAAGACTTGGAGGAGACATAGGCATCAACAACATGACCTGTGTTATAAACAAGGCTTCGAATAAGGATGAAGAGGATTTTGTGGTTCAAAAACTCAAAGAAATGGATCTTGAAGTGATTGGAAGCATTCCAAGAGACCCCGAAGTTGTTAAGGCAGATATGGAGGGTAAGGCACTTGTTGATTATCCAGAATCCCCTGCTTTAAAATCCATAGAGGAAATCACAGAAAATATTTTAAATCGTTCAATGAAAGTAGATAATGTATAA
- the rplJ gene encoding 50S ribosomal protein L16 — translation MVRAYTRKDYIRKIPGSRIVQYDMGNLAGEFPLKVTLEVKEPAHLSHNALEAARIASNRYMQRKSGRMGYHLKIRVYPHHIVRENPMATGAGADRVQDGMRKAFGKAVSSVAIVKADQKVLTIRTNKKNFKDAKEALRRAAMKFPVPCRVVVDEGAELVR, via the coding sequence ATGGTTAGAGCATATACTAGAAAAGATTATATAAGGAAAATTCCAGGTTCAAGGATAGTTCAGTACGACATGGGAAACCTGGCCGGAGAATTTCCTTTAAAAGTGACTCTTGAAGTCAAAGAGCCAGCACATTTATCTCACAACGCACTTGAAGCAGCAAGGATTGCTTCAAACAGGTACATGCAGAGAAAATCTGGTAGGATGGGTTACCACCTTAAGATAAGGGTATACCCACACCACATAGTAAGGGAAAACCCAATGGCAACCGGTGCAGGAGCGGACAGGGTTCAGGACGGTATGAGGAAAGCTTTCGGAAAGGCAGTCAGTTCTGTAGCAATAGTGAAGGCTGACCAGAAGGTCCTGACCATCCGTACAAACAAGAAAAACTTCAAAGATGCAAAAGAAGCACTTAGAAGGGCTGCCATGAAATTCCCAGTTCCATGCAGAGTTGTGGTTGATGAAGGCGCAGAATTAGTTAGATAA
- a CDS encoding fumarate hydratase C-terminal domain-containing protein — MKKIQTPITSETIQNLRIGDKIEIYGTIFTGRDAALPKLVESIKNGENLLDIEGAVFMHTAMSPAGISPTTSNKEEIEESIPFLSSRGVKMHIGKGALSPETVESLEKYGSVFVVTPPAAALLTSRLISSEVVAFPEEGMEAIHRLKVDGIPGIVASAHGESVY; from the coding sequence ATAAAGAAGATCCAAACTCCAATAACATCTGAAACAATTCAGAACCTTAGAATAGGGGATAAAATAGAAATTTATGGTACAATATTCACTGGACGTGATGCTGCCCTTCCAAAACTCGTTGAATCCATAAAAAATGGTGAGAATCTCCTTGATATTGAGGGTGCAGTTTTCATGCACACTGCAATGAGTCCTGCAGGAATATCACCCACAACCAGCAACAAGGAAGAGATAGAAGAGAGCATACCTTTTTTATCCAGCAGGGGTGTTAAAATGCACATTGGAAAGGGTGCGTTAAGTCCTGAAACTGTTGAATCACTTGAGAAGTATGGATCCGTTTTCGTTGTAACTCCACCTGCAGCAGCACTTTTAACGAGTCGGTTGATCTCATCTGAGGTTGTGGCATTCCCTGAAGAGGGTATGGAAGCTATTCACCGCTTGAAGGTTGATGGAATCCCGGGCATAGTTGCTTCAGCCCATGGTGAATCAGTTTACTGA
- the mfnA gene encoding tyrosine decarboxylase MfnA yields the protein MENKGISHEEVLQSLRQFKKLDMTHKSGKILGSMCTCPHPVGVEAYKMFLESNLGDPGLFKGTQKMEDEVITMLGELLGKRDVSGHIITGGTEANIMAMRAARNSAQHKRHIDEPEIIVPKSAHFSFKKAADMLCLNLHEAELDDDYRMKMDSVRELITENTVAVVGVAGTTELGKIDPIAELSELCLERDIYLHVDAAFGGFSIPFLKEAGHDFPEFDFGLEGVCSITIDPHKMGLAPIPTGGILFREKKYLEAMSVKTPYLTKDRQATIVGTRTGASTAATWALMKYMGREGYTHVAERCMEVTSILAQGIEESDFKLVTQPQLNVVAFTSDEMSPDEISSKLKDKGWAVSIASYPRAVRIIVMPHVKEEHVETFLKDLNELE from the coding sequence ATGGAAAACAAGGGAATATCACACGAAGAAGTACTTCAATCGCTCCGGCAATTCAAAAAATTGGACATGACCCACAAATCAGGTAAAATACTGGGTTCAATGTGCACCTGCCCCCATCCAGTTGGAGTTGAAGCCTACAAAATGTTTCTGGAGTCAAACCTTGGAGATCCGGGACTCTTCAAGGGAACCCAGAAAATGGAAGATGAAGTAATAACCATGCTTGGCGAACTCCTTGGAAAAAGGGACGTTTCAGGCCACATCATCACAGGTGGAACAGAGGCTAATATCATGGCAATGAGAGCTGCAAGAAACTCTGCTCAGCACAAGAGACATATTGATGAACCTGAAATAATCGTTCCAAAATCTGCCCACTTCTCCTTTAAGAAGGCAGCCGACATGCTCTGTCTGAATCTCCATGAGGCAGAGCTGGATGATGACTATCGTATGAAGATGGATTCAGTTAGGGAGCTCATTACAGAAAATACAGTTGCAGTTGTTGGGGTTGCAGGAACAACTGAACTGGGTAAGATAGATCCAATAGCAGAACTATCAGAGCTTTGTCTTGAAAGAGACATTTATCTGCATGTTGATGCAGCATTTGGAGGATTTTCGATACCATTCCTCAAGGAAGCAGGGCATGATTTTCCTGAATTTGATTTTGGACTGGAAGGCGTTTGTTCAATAACCATAGATCCTCATAAAATGGGACTTGCACCAATACCTACAGGAGGAATTCTATTCCGGGAAAAGAAGTACCTTGAAGCCATGAGTGTTAAAACACCATACCTCACAAAGGATAGACAGGCCACCATCGTTGGTACAAGGACAGGAGCATCCACTGCAGCAACATGGGCCCTCATGAAATACATGGGAAGAGAGGGTTACACACATGTTGCAGAGCGTTGCATGGAAGTTACAAGTATCCTTGCACAGGGAATCGAAGAATCAGACTTCAAACTGGTTACACAACCTCAACTTAACGTGGTTGCCTTCACATCCGATGAAATGTCACCCGATGAGATTTCATCAAAACTCAAGGATAAAGGTTGGGCTGTTTCCATAGCATCCTACCCAAGGGCCGTCAGGATCATAGTCATGCCCCACGTGAAGGAGGAACACGTTGAAACATTCCTCAAGGATCTGAACGAGCTGGAATGA